A window of the Planktothrix tepida PCC 9214 genome harbors these coding sequences:
- a CDS encoding PAS domain S-box protein encodes MDDDAKTKTELIEELQALRAEVAMLKQKSGVLPSSEQPDQEFLQSEQLFAGFFNAATQSNVGLFIVDKNLRFLHINQVLADINGYSIQEHLGQLLANLLPELAPTLTPLLQTLIETRQPISNLEISGYVPSQPGVLRHCINSFFPISSTTGDVIAVGGIVLEITEYKQVIEALQQSEFNLRTAQRIAHVGSWHWDQITNTVIWSEEMYQIHGCDLNQSPPQGKELEPYIHPDDFADYQQLIERALAGHSFEVDLRIIRPNGEIRYIEARGEPGIFNAQGELLHLYGTVLDVTERKRVEQALRQSEFALREAQRIAHVGSWQWEQDNEKIIWSEEIYRIHGLDPNSAVPDAQKRDKYIHPDDLDIHQAMFNASVRGEAYEFDLRIIRPDGEVRYIEARAEPGIFNERGELIWLFGTVLDVTDRKRVEATLQESNRRWRSLLDQVQLMVVGLDTQGVVEYVNPFFLQVTGYTEPEVMGQEWFKTFVVAEEWQVSRTHFVDLLEQHVPYSHYQNRIITKSGEERIIVWNNTVLQDTTGNPIGSPVQTSVIGIIGIGKDITEQHKLERLKSEFVSIVSHELRTPLTSMQVALSLLDQKWVDPTSEEGQGMIHVTAEGVDRLVRLVNDILDLERLDSGKVHLEKQSCYPNDLIQTAINQMKDLANQSDIQFEVSVVSYPIQADPDRLIQVLTNLLSNAIRFSPCDSIIKIQVEKFSSLSVEDLSPVTCLQFMIQDQGRGIPSHQLESIFERFQQLDASDSRSKGGTGLGLAICRSIIEQHGGRIWAESNLQIRKGSCFYFTLPILEGDQDGKETDFID; translated from the coding sequence ATGGACGATGATGCCAAGACCAAAACCGAATTGATTGAAGAGTTGCAAGCCCTGAGAGCCGAGGTTGCGATGCTGAAGCAAAAGTCCGGGGTCTTGCCGTCATCTGAACAACCCGATCAAGAGTTTCTTCAATCAGAGCAATTGTTTGCAGGCTTTTTTAATGCGGCAACTCAGTCCAACGTGGGATTATTTATTGTTGACAAAAACCTACGATTCCTCCATATTAATCAAGTCTTAGCAGACATCAACGGGTATTCTATTCAGGAGCATTTAGGTCAATTATTAGCCAATTTGTTACCCGAACTTGCCCCGACCCTAACACCTTTACTGCAAACTCTCATTGAAACCAGACAGCCGATCTCAAATTTAGAAATATCGGGTTATGTACCCAGTCAACCCGGAGTTTTACGACATTGCATCAACTCTTTTTTTCCCATTTCCAGCACTACGGGTGATGTCATTGCTGTCGGTGGTATCGTCCTAGAAATCACTGAGTATAAACAAGTCATCGAAGCATTACAACAGAGTGAATTTAATCTGCGTACAGCCCAAAGAATTGCTCATGTCGGAAGTTGGCATTGGGATCAAATTACAAACACCGTCATCTGGTCAGAAGAAATGTATCAGATTCATGGGTGCGATCTTAACCAATCTCCGCCTCAAGGCAAAGAACTTGAACCTTACATCCATCCAGACGACTTTGCTGATTATCAACAGTTAATTGAGCGAGCGCTGGCTGGGCACTCCTTTGAAGTGGATTTACGCATCATTCGCCCTAACGGGGAAATTCGCTATATTGAAGCACGAGGAGAACCTGGAATTTTCAATGCTCAGGGAGAATTATTACACTTGTATGGCACGGTGCTGGATGTCACGGAGCGTAAGCGGGTAGAACAGGCACTCCGTCAAAGTGAATTTGCCCTACGAGAAGCCCAACGGATTGCCCATGTAGGCAGTTGGCAATGGGAACAAGACAATGAAAAGATTATCTGGTCTGAGGAAATCTATCGCATTCACGGACTTGATCCCAATAGTGCTGTACCGGATGCCCAAAAGCGGGATAAATATATCCATCCTGATGATTTAGACATTCATCAAGCTATGTTTAACGCATCAGTCAGAGGGGAGGCTTATGAATTTGATCTGCGAATTATCCGTCCTGATGGAGAGGTACGCTACATCGAAGCCAGAGCAGAACCGGGAATTTTTAATGAGCGAGGAGAACTGATTTGGTTATTTGGTACGGTATTGGATGTGACTGATCGCAAACGAGTCGAAGCCACCTTGCAAGAATCAAATCGGAGATGGCGAAGTCTGTTAGATCAGGTACAACTGATGGTGGTGGGATTAGATACTCAAGGGGTGGTGGAGTATGTTAACCCTTTTTTCTTGCAAGTTACGGGTTACACCGAGCCAGAAGTGATGGGTCAAGAGTGGTTTAAAACGTTTGTGGTTGCTGAAGAATGGCAAGTGTCACGAACCCATTTTGTTGATTTGCTGGAGCAGCACGTTCCTTATTCCCATTATCAGAATAGAATTATCACGAAATCTGGGGAAGAACGAATCATTGTCTGGAATAATACCGTTTTGCAAGATACGACTGGAAATCCAATAGGTTCTCCCGTACAGACTAGCGTAATCGGTATTATTGGGATTGGTAAAGATATTACCGAACAGCATAAATTGGAACGACTCAAAAGTGAGTTTGTTTCTATTGTTAGTCATGAACTGCGGACTCCCCTAACTTCTATGCAAGTTGCTTTGAGTTTGCTCGATCAAAAATGGGTTGATCCGACATCGGAAGAGGGACAAGGGATGATTCATGTAACGGCCGAAGGAGTTGATCGCTTGGTGCGTTTGGTGAATGATATCCTCGATTTAGAACGGCTCGACTCCGGTAAGGTTCACCTTGAAAAACAGTCTTGTTACCCTAACGATCTGATTCAGACTGCCATCAACCAAATGAAGGACTTGGCAAATCAATCCGATATTCAGTTTGAGGTGTCTGTGGTCTCCTATCCAATTCAGGCTGATCCCGATCGTCTTATCCAAGTTCTAACTAATTTACTGAGTAATGCGATTCGTTTCTCTCCTTGCGATTCGATTATTAAAATTCAGGTAGAGAAGTTTTCTTCACTGTCTGTGGAGGATTTATCTCCTGTCACCTGTTTACAGTTTATGATTCAGGATCAAGGGCGTGGCATTCCCAGTCATCAGCTAGAAAGCATTTTTGAACGGTTTCAGCAATTGGATGCTTCTGATTCGCGCTCAAAAGGCGGAACAGGCTTAGGATTAGCAATTTGCCGAAGTATCATTGAACAACATGGAGGACGAATCTGGGCAGAAAGCAACTTACAAATCAGAAAAGGGAGTTGTTTTTATTTCACTTTACCAATTTTAGAGGGTGATCAAGATGGTAAAGAAACGGATTTTATTGATTGA
- a CDS encoding response regulator, with the protein MVKKRILLIDDEPGIRQVLPVAFRVIASWETVVADSCQAGIALAETEPLDAILLDVMMPEMDGITAFNKMQSNPISRSIPTILLTAKAQASDRNRFAQLAIAGIITKPFKAPDVVSQIRLILNWHDS; encoded by the coding sequence ATGGTAAAGAAACGGATTTTATTGATTGATGATGAACCTGGAATTCGTCAAGTCCTCCCTGTTGCATTTCGAGTGATTGCTTCCTGGGAAACAGTTGTTGCAGATTCTTGTCAAGCTGGTATTGCTCTTGCTGAAACTGAACCACTAGATGCGATTTTGCTGGATGTTATGATGCCTGAAATGGATGGGATTACGGCTTTTAATAAAATGCAATCTAATCCTATAAGTAGGTCAATTCCTACTATTTTGCTGACGGCTAAAGCACAAGCAAGTGATCGAAATCGGTTTGCTCAATTAGCGATCGCTGGCATTATTACTAAACCTTTTAAAGCACCAGATGTAGTGAGTCAAATCCGATTAATTTTGAACTGGCATGACTCATAA